From the genome of Glycine soja cultivar W05 chromosome 14, ASM419377v2, whole genome shotgun sequence:
ATGAATATTACATTTACCCACACGgtttaatttgatcatatattatatttagtgAATATAGGATttgattttttcataaatatttaaaattatttactttttaaatatatatatatatatatatatatatatatatatatatatatatctaataaaaatatttaatgttaccGATGGTAAATTTATCTtacattatattaattattttatttattaagtatAATATATGTTTATTAAACATATGACTTTTCATACAAATctttaaatactaaaaatatattcttaaataaatagttattatttaaaaataattctcggaaataatattcaaatatgcattacaaatttattatttttattattgttcaaaGGAGTTAGTTTataaaacacattttaaaataaaaatttaattacctattgatataatattaataaatggattaatatataaatatatatatatagtagctTATCTGTTAATATCTATGCTTAATGATTTGaccaaatattatatttaataaatatagtatTTAATGTTAGTGGAAGTCAATTTCACTTTTAATAGTTTGAAACAGTAATCCTATTTATGAAAAACTTGGTGGTTATAAGGATTAAACATAGTATCTGAATGAGCATGGTGAAGCTCAATTGGTTATTAAGAGGatttaattcaattgattaatttattaaatatgatatgaaaataattataaattctataataatttcatcattcttgcgaataaaaaaatgaaataaaacatgCATTAACGTTATCTAATGGTTGTATGCTTTTATTCCTTGTCTCTCTTTCAACTCTAGGATACAGTCTCTCGATTTAATGATAAACTAGAGTAAGAACAGTGACATCCTTATCTGATCACTGTTTATAGCAAATTCTATTCTATTTCAAACACAAAGCATGGTTTTAGTGACAGAGGGATGGGATGGATAAAAGGTTTTATGGTCCAGTTGTGTGCCCATTGCACTTCTACTTTTGCTCAACGATGCCCAAATAGCAACTTACCCcccaaaaagaaacaaaaggggTATGGAGTATATATGGACATACATTAAGTCACCCATATGAAGGTATATAAAAACAAGTCTAACATTAGAAATTATGTTCATATGAAGGTTTTCAGTACCAAACACAAAAACTATAATATTGCTATATATCCTTATATGAACTCCGACAAAGTTACTTTTTAACTAATCGCTTAACTAATCACACGCAATTATCTTTCTTTGTCAAAAGTTCATGTCAACTTCTTCGTAACATATAGCTGTTTTACAAAACGATAATCGTTGATTTCCTTCATTATATCTAATAcaggtatttttttaatgttaaatatcATAGTCCATTctcctttaaaattattgtaaaaaaattattgtgggAATCTTCTAGGCATAACTAAACAACAAATCTCTTCCCATGAAaagattattgtaaaaaaattctctttatCTATCAACAATTTGGGATATACCTTTCCAAAGCTTGAGTGTTCTTAAGTGTTTTAATATactgattaagaaattaataatatttatttcctGAACAATGATAGTAGGGAtatgaaaagaaatataaaatgttaTGATGAAAATAGAAGTCAAGTCAATTTTAAGTTACACAATTCCAAATTTAAAACCAGATTGGTATAACTCCGTTAAACCAAAAGATTTAAAAGACCTTGAAGTGAAAGAAACACGAGCTAGACAGCTACAACTCGCGTGGTCCACATTCCACAAACCCCAATTCATTTCCAAACAAATTTCCAacgaggaggaagaagaagaacaaagggcaagttcaaacttcaaaacaaGAAATGCGAAATCTCTATTCCATATAAGACTTCGACAAAACTTGTGTTGCTTGCATTAACTTTTTCCTACGTGCGTGCCTGAGTCCCACGAATTAGTCACATAAATTTATTATGGTCATGAAAAATCATGGTCACCACACTTGGACCCCAAAACCTGACCATCATCATCTCCTTAACAAACAACCAAGTCCACACACTCCAACCAACATCGTTCACTTACTGTTGAATACAAACTTTGCCAAAAACGCATGAATAGAAAGAAACAAAGTAAAAGTCAACCAAACCAAAAAACCTACCTACACATCCAAATTATTTAGGCAAGGGTAATTAGCATGAACATGAACACATATTTCCAAACTCTAGCATTaccatatatattatatatataaacttcactaataattgaagtaaaaagaacaaagtccttttcttcttcttcctccatcaTGGCTTCACCATAGTTCAAGGGCAAGGGCTTCTTCTTGTATGAAGTACTTTACAAGGCATTGCACAAGGTGGCACcttctttgttgttttctgCCCTTGGACTGCTCCCAGCACTGCTATTGGAAAGTGATCCAAATGCTGATTTTTGAAGCACCCCAGTTGGGGATGACCCTAGTGGAGGATTATTGTCCCACCCATCTTTCATGAGGTTGAGAGCTGAAGTGTTGTTGTTCTTGCCACATTGATCACTTGCATTGCTGTTATTGCTAAGGTTCAATACCTCTCCAAGAGGACCACCCATTGAACTCTCCCAAGTGATTGGAATCCAATTGGCTTGCCTGGTGTTTGCTTCATTGGAGGCACCACTTCCCATTCCCAACTCCATTTGAATGGGGTCTAACTCCCTCGAATGCCCCAATGGTGACAACGTGAGTTTCTCGTTGGAGGGTGAGGAAGTAGTGAATGACATAAAATCTGAGGAAGATATCGGTATGGAGATTGATAACTGAGTCCTGTCTGATTGCATGCTGTCCAGTTCGGGCCAAATAGACGACGAATGATGATGGTGGTGATGATTATGAGACTGTGGTTTGGGAGAGTCATCAATGAAGTGCCTGAGGGAATGTTGTTGTTGGGACTCAGAATCATCCTTTTGTGAAGAAGTAAAGCTTCTTTTCTGTGTAGGGTTAAGCAAGGAATCAGAAGTGACGAGTCCAAACTCATTGCTGTTCCTTGAGTATTCATCAGCTGGGATGTGGTGTTTATGAATCATGAAAGGATTGTTCTCCTTTGGTTTCAGCTCAAGAGTGGGAGGCAGCATGGGAAGAGCAGGGTCCTGCAGCCTCTCACTGGTACTGTTATTCTCTTTGTTGCTTGTAAACATCCTAcatgcaaggaaaaaaaaaagacataaaactACATTCATATGGAATCAAAAAGCAATCTTTAGACATAGATAAAGTAACAGAATttgaaccatttttttttttctccctaacACGAATTTCAACCACTATTAGCATTGACTAGTCACTTTCTGCTCAAAAGGATGAAATACTAGATTCTTTGATTTCTGTTTTGTCCAAACTCATAAAGCCCTGAACCAAGCAAAAAGATATAGCATAAATCTGCATACACTACCTAAACCAACCACAGCGAGGAAACTCCTACTTTAGTCCCCAATTTCCAACTTTAAAAAAACCTTCACTTTAGAAAACATTGATCCCCCAAGTTGGAAAAGCAGTAGACAAAGACTTAATGAATGATAATTTCACAAAACTAGGAACTAAATTAAGAATTTTACAAAGTTAAGTATTAAAGTGATTGATATCAATACTACAAAGTTTCAAtatgtgaaaatattttatagagctacacttcaataaaaaaacttcaatttaagaaaaaactttaatttaattaaacacaTTGACATGATAAAGGTTTTTTACACTGATGTTTAATTTAATCACAAACTGTtatgtatgataagtttgttgacttttatacTAAGAACCTTAAAAGTCATACATTACATGATTTCTGATTATTTGACAGAGTAAACGGCGGTTTATTATATGTTTTAGTTTTGTGTGACTGACCTATTGATGGTGTTGGCCTGAGACGAATGAGGTGGAAGAGGGTGGTGCACATTGTTGTGTGcaaaggtggtggtggtggtggtgttgcGGGGCACCACGGTAGAGTTGGAGGAAGCATTAGGTgtattggtggtggtggtggtggtgagggCATGGCCTAATTGGCCTTCCACAGGCTTTCTTGAACGATGGCGTCCTCTATTCATGTGCCGCTCGCAATACTTTTGATCCACTACGGCATCTCTCGAGCATCGCCATTTTTTTCCATCTGTTCTCCTACACCTGCCTGGCTCAGGGTCTGTGTTGTTCGAGAATCCCAGATGGAAACCTCCCCATCCCACTGCCACACACAAAACAACAATACATCATCATCCCACAACATACAAAACaacgcttttttttttttacagtacaGTAGTTTTTTGCTACTTAGAAGTTTACACATTCAATTGGATGACAACACCAACATCTAACTGATCTAAGTAGCAAAAAACTACTGTACTGTCAAGGGCCACAATGTGTCCATGATTTCAGCCAATTACGATGACCTATTTGTAGTCGAGTTTTATTAACTTCtcgtaaatttttaaaaaactcgaCTACATGTTATATAGAAGTTGGCTGTGACCATAGACACCTGGTGATTTTAGATCATACAATAACTTTATTATGCAAGTTATCAAAGGTAAAACTCTATTTTTCATTGGAAAAACAGAACCAAAGACACTTAGAATAAGTTTTGTCCATCTTTTATCCCACATCTTTATAACCATTAATACATTGAATTAAATTAGTCCttcaaattatatcaaaatagtactttttaaaattttaaatttggagaTTAATTTTAGTGTGCTGAAACCATTGAAAGGTTAGagtttttagaaagaaaaaaaaatgtatgtaaCGTCATGGTTCTTTTAACTGTCCGCTGACTGTAATGGGACTGCAATTGGAATCACATCGATTCCATTTGTCGAGATATCAACAAACATGATCAAACCATAACGCGATAGCGACcaatatttaaaaccttggtcACAGGGTTTTTTTATTGGGTGAAAGAAGAGTTGATTACATACATGCGTTGGGCCTTAGGAGTCCAGTTGAAAAGTTGCAGAAGCCCAAAGAATCAAGTGCTTTTCTAATGGGTATGAGATGGGTTGGCACAGGCACGTTTGAAGTGATGTATTTGTAGATCAAGGCTTGGTGTTCAAGCTCCATCCACTGTGACGGAGTGAATGGCCCTCTCACACCAGCCAAAGCCCCATGCATGCTTATGCTTCCTGAACTGTAACCTATCCATATACATGTTCCATAAGATAAAGTCAAAAAACCATGCAACACAAAGGCCTAAAACCAGCTTCATGAcaatttaaaaacaacaaaaatatacataaaataaaaaagcaaaaagaagGGTGGCAGATGTTCAATCAATGGCGTTAAAtgattccccccccccccccccccctgaTTTCATGAAACAGCAGTCAAGTCAACTCTGATAAGAAAAGTGGAACAGAGATTTTAGAGAAAGAGACCATactaaccaataaaaaatttggaacattttttttcatgtaacagctcttcatatatttttctcatttggtATACTCTAGTTTactgtgcaatttttttttatcaaaatcccTCTTCCTAAAAGGGGAAGAAGAAGGGaagattttttacattttaggaAGAATTTTTTGGCTTTGCGTTGCTTTCCCGTGACATGACTCACAAACAGAGACTACTCATGTATTTTATTTCCACGAAAAGACCTTCCACCGGCACTGTAGAATCAGACAGTAACAACCCACATAATATTTTGGCTCCCCACAATGGATACCATAAATAttccaaatccaaataaaaaaaacacccctttaaaataaaaaataaaaaaacagtgcttgattaataatttacaattaaaaattactattcCAACCTCAACATATGCATGTACCTGCATTTCTGGTGTTGCTAGACAATTGGTGGTAAGAAAAAGGCAATGTGGCATTTGAGGAAGCCTTATCTACCAACAAAGACTCTGACTTTGGAGAAGAGAAGCTCAACATTTGTGATTGGTGATGATGGCCATCAGAGAAAAGGGTAGCATTAGATCTCAACAAAGAGTTGTTTCTTTGCTGAAAGAGCATTGCTTTGGAGGCAGAAGACATGTCAtgatcagttttggccactttAGAAGTTCTCCACTCATCATCTTCACTTGCTATGGCAGATCTCTCTTGCTTGAGCACACCAGATCCGTACCATTTGTGCTTTGTCTCAGGATCTGAAGCAAGAGAGGAACCAAACACACAACAACTTTCTGAACCCACCACCCCCTCCAAACCCACCACCCCAagatccataaaaaaaaaagagagagagagagagacaacaaaaaaaaacacagtgAAAACTAGACAATGATGATACTTGGcatcaagaagaagaagaagtgatGGGGCATCTCTTCCTGAGAGGTggacaagaagaagaagagtacaCAAGTTGGAAAAGGAAGGCACATCTCATGTGGGTGAAGGAAGGAGAGAGAGTAGAAATAGAAGATATGCTTGACACCTTAAAGCTAAGCTGAAACTGGAAACCGGCctggttttgttttttcttttggggAGTTGATGTCTTggcaaaagataaaataattggaGAGATAAAGAGAAACTGGTAGGGGTGCAAGAAACTGACTCTTCATGGtttataaattactattttcttttctacaCATCCCCTCACCTCATATATgttttatgataaatatatttttatatagtaatataagataagatattattagaaaatttataataattaacgtTTTCTATTTAACCAtagattcttttatttttcaataaaaaataattttatgtaacttatttaaaattattaaatgaattttttttttcattatttaatttaattatatatttatgatttaaatttaaaattattatcaagaacatgaatcaacaatttaagttatttcaatttaatcaataatttgaACTTCAGCTTagttttactaaatatttaaaaagaaaattttgttacTATTTAACTCAAAAAGGATTGTttgtcataatatatatatatacatatatatatatgatctttaaaacaaattcaaaactactaattataaattaaagcaATGTTGTACTAATTAATCCAGATGTTGGATTTCATCTAGGACATACTAATAAAATATAGTGTATTTCTTTAGTACCATATACCAAATTTGATTACAAGAATTTAATATATCgtgatatttattatattattattatgggatatatttatttttattattatagtatcgtatacttgttttgttttgagtcACAGTCTACTCTACTCTAGTCTGTCCTGGGAAAGGGCATTTATGGAAAGCTACACATGGAACCATGGGATGTAGCTGGACTGAGAAGGATGTGAGTGTCTTTTTATGTACAGAGCAACTCATGAACAGGTTAGACAACCTTTGTTCTTTATCAACATCGACTAATTCCCAAATTCTTCTTTCATAAACATTGTAGTAGCCAGTAGACACATTAAAAAgctacaatttcatttttaatagtcACGCACTTAAGTTgtgttgtttaaaaaaaaaaaagagagagagagagggagagaacaTCATGTGTTGACGTCTAAAAATGTTTTGAGTACTTAAAAACTAACGGAACTAAAAATTCTACGTCATCTGTCTTATTCCCGTTTCAATGCTCACTTCTCAGTCTCCTCCTTTAGCCCATGTCCATTACTATAGAGATTTTTcgttctttttaaaataaaatacaagaacaattaataatatatagaggCACCCCATACCTTTATAGGATGTATTAGGATTCATATGAAGAGTATATCTCTTTCTTTGCCTTGCCCTTCATTGGGCAATGACATAACTTGAGGGCAAAGGTATACCACTCGCGTAGCTAGTGTTCCTATGATTACTATTAATTAACTATAATATAATAGACGATGGTTTTGTTCTCCTTCTCGGGAGAGTAAAAATACCTATTTAATCTTTATTCCTTCACACTATCCTAACTCAAATCTTAATTGTGGAATTgggtttaatttttcttatgaaCATGTTATTAAATTTGTCGTATGGTTTCTTTAAATATGAACATTATTTAagggcttaaatatgttttttttttgtctttgaaaaTTTACAAATGTTATATTTGATCtctaattttagtttcttttggCCTCTGAAAGAAAAGTGTATttcatttttgtcattttgttaGCTCTGTTAAGTGttcccaaaatatttttggattttctttATCATAACCAGCGTTGTGTTTTTCATCATATGATGATATTTCAAGTTagtaaaatcaaaataacaacaaggaccaaatacactataaaaaaatttaagatcaaaagtcaagaaaaaaaattattagagacTCAAATGCAAGATTCATAAATTttcatgaataaaaatataattaagtcttatttaaaaaattttgtaTCCTCTTTCTTGTTATTGAATAACTATGTATAattactttttcaaaaaaaaaaattatagatgcGTTGATCATTTAGTATGAGGCCGTTGCATATTAACTaatgtttcaaatttaaaatttaaatatctatTTAGCTTAAATATttagatgaaatttttttttatttataataattctatcTATTtggaacaaaaaaatatcttattatttaatacacatgctgactgtcaaacaattttttttactaagctaagaaaaattatacaaaagaaTGAGTTGTCTAACAACATGGATTGTGTTGGATTTGTTTTCTTAGTCAAAGATATAGGGTC
Proteins encoded in this window:
- the LOC114385430 gene encoding growth-regulating factor 1-like, whose product is MDLGVVGLEGVVGSESCCVFGSSLASDPETKHKWYGSGVLKQERSAIASEDDEWRTSKVAKTDHDMSSASKAMLFQQRNNSLLRSNATLFSDGHHHQSQMLSFSSPKSESLLVDKASSNATLPFSYHQLSSNTRNAGYSSGSISMHGALAGVRGPFTPSQWMELEHQALIYKYITSNVPVPTHLIPIRKALDSLGFCNFSTGLLRPNALGWGGFHLGFSNNTDPEPGRCRRTDGKKWRCSRDAVVDQKYCERHMNRGRHRSRKPVEGQLGHALTTTTTTNTPNASSNSTVVPRNTTTTTTFAHNNVHHPLPPHSSQANTINRMFTSNKENNSTSERLQDPALPMLPPTLELKPKENNPFMIHKHHIPADEYSRNSNEFGLVTSDSLLNPTQKRSFTSSQKDDSESQQQHSLRHFIDDSPKPQSHNHHHHHHSSSIWPELDSMQSDRTQLSISIPISSSDFMSFTTSSPSNEKLTLSPLGHSRELDPIQMELGMGSGASNEANTRQANWIPITWESSMGGPLGEVLNLSNNSNASDQCGKNNNTSALNLMKDGWDNNPPLGSSPTGVLQKSAFGSLSNSSAGSSPRAENNKEGATLCNAL